Proteins encoded in a region of the Salinicoccus sp. RF5 genome:
- a CDS encoding acetamidase/formamidase family protein: protein MSERQAKQTVYVDQFTNGILDPGEEMQYTVKDGGHIVANTAPGCWGPMITPELKGGHEVTKPVFVEGAEVGDAIAIHINSIRVTSMATASGNDKPMEGRFTGDPFVAGICPNCGAKNPRSRIEGIGQGAVRCVECGEDVTPFTFTNAYTMAFDEKRTFGLTLGKEGAENIAHEAKRYMSTPENSIQNPVVTFAPHDIVGALARVVPFLGQLGTTPARPFPDSHNAGDFGQFLIDAPHEYGITEDQLVDRTDGHMDINRVREGVTVICPVKVQGGGVYLGDMHAMQGNGEIAGHTTDVSGIVDLRVEIIKNLVIEGPIILPLEEDLPVLAKPFTEKEIEKAQALAAEWRIEEIEKTYPVSFVGTGADLNGATLNGMERAASLFKIDVPEVMNRATITGSIDIGRNPGVVTVTFLAPRDYLSKAGILDQVEEMYR, encoded by the coding sequence ATGTCAGAGCGGCAAGCGAAGCAGACAGTCTATGTCGACCAGTTCACCAATGGAATCCTCGATCCAGGCGAGGAGATGCAGTATACCGTCAAGGATGGCGGCCATATCGTCGCCAACACGGCCCCCGGCTGCTGGGGGCCAATGATCACGCCTGAGCTTAAAGGCGGTCATGAAGTGACGAAACCGGTATTCGTCGAGGGCGCAGAAGTTGGCGATGCCATAGCAATCCATATCAACTCGATACGTGTAACTTCGATGGCTACGGCTTCCGGCAACGATAAGCCGATGGAAGGCAGGTTCACAGGTGATCCATTCGTCGCCGGTATCTGCCCGAACTGTGGTGCAAAGAACCCTCGCTCAAGAATCGAAGGCATCGGCCAGGGGGCAGTCAGGTGCGTGGAATGCGGGGAAGATGTCACTCCCTTCACCTTCACCAATGCATATACGATGGCTTTCGATGAAAAACGGACGTTCGGCCTGACTTTGGGTAAGGAAGGAGCGGAAAATATTGCACATGAAGCGAAACGCTACATGTCTACACCGGAAAACTCCATACAGAATCCAGTCGTCACCTTTGCTCCCCACGATATCGTCGGCGCCCTGGCGCGTGTCGTCCCATTCCTGGGGCAGTTGGGAACCACTCCTGCGAGACCTTTCCCGGATTCCCATAATGCGGGGGACTTCGGCCAGTTCCTGATTGATGCCCCCCATGAATACGGCATTACGGAAGATCAGCTGGTCGACCGCACCGATGGCCATATGGACATCAACCGGGTACGTGAAGGTGTGACAGTCATCTGCCCCGTCAAAGTGCAGGGGGGCGGCGTCTATCTCGGAGATATGCACGCCATGCAGGGGAACGGTGAAATTGCAGGCCACACGACAGATGTATCAGGCATCGTCGACTTGAGGGTCGAGATCATAAAGAACCTCGTCATCGAAGGACCCATCATCCTTCCTCTTGAGGAGGACCTCCCTGTACTCGCTAAACCATTTACCGAGAAGGAGATTGAGAAGGCGCAGGCCCTGGCAGCAGAGTGGCGTATTGAAGAAATCGAGAAGACGTACCCGGTTTCTTTCGTCGGTACAGGTGCCGATCTGAATGGAGCGACTCTCAATGGCATGGAACGCGCAGCCTCCCTCTTCAAGATTGATGTGCCGGAAGTCATGAACCGTGCGACAATTACAGGCTCCATCGATATCGGTCGGAACCCCGGTGTCGTCACCGTCACGTTCCTCGCCCCGAGAGATTATCTGAGTAAGGCAGGCATTCTGGATCAGGTTGAAGAAATGTACAGGTAG
- a CDS encoding PH domain-containing protein produces the protein METANILAWTLQFETDIPNDIADILIGDERPIAAYKTLRDAAIFTDKRMIIRDAQGMTGKKVEMYSLPYSSIDMWSTENAAGMFDVNAEVELWTKVGHIKLNLGKKVDIRKFDRLIAEAVLK, from the coding sequence ATGGAGACGGCAAATATACTTGCATGGACGCTACAGTTCGAGACGGATATCCCAAATGACATCGCTGATATTCTGATAGGGGACGAACGTCCGATTGCTGCATACAAGACGTTGAGGGACGCAGCAATCTTCACCGACAAACGTATGATCATCCGTGATGCCCAGGGCATGACTGGCAAGAAGGTGGAAATGTATTCCCTCCCGTACAGTTCCATCGACATGTGGTCGACGGAGAATGCGGCGGGCATGTTCGATGTGAATGCAGAAGTGGAACTATGGACGAAGGTGGGCCACATCAAACTCAACCTCGGCAAGAAAGTGGATATACGCAAATTTGATCGGCTCATCGCTGAAGCCGTACTGAAATAG
- a CDS encoding sodium/glutamate symporter, giving the protein MEFTIWNLVTDLGLIAMLLLVGMFLRARIGLLQRSFMPASIIAGILGLILGPNMLGLLPFSAFIGDYPGVLIAIVFAAIPLTTGRFNIRKMINKVGGLWSYSQIAMLLMWGLGLLFALVLLVPAFDVHTGFGLILAAGFVGGHGTAAALGDAFVQQGWEEATSLAMTSATLGAILAIGVGLALIRKSANEGYANYISRFDELPEELRTGLIPEDKREWGGKDTVSAISIDPLVFHMALVVFVTMIGYYLSQFGESLYEGLAIPAFSLAFLVGLALSLLLQAADMDKYIDKSVMAKVSGSATDVLVAFGIASINLTVVAQNLVPFLILMAFGILFTYTFYRLVSQYYFQEQWFEKGIFTFGWITGAVAMGIALLRIVDPKLESGTLEDYGLAYIPIAPVEIALITFAPLFILNGQHWLFTVITIALSIAIIIFSYTRGWLHLKRNA; this is encoded by the coding sequence ATGGAATTTACAATATGGAATCTTGTGACCGATCTCGGTCTCATTGCGATGCTGCTGCTCGTCGGGATGTTCCTGCGTGCGCGCATCGGCCTCCTGCAGCGTTCATTCATGCCGGCAAGCATCATCGCCGGCATACTCGGTCTGATCCTCGGGCCGAATATGCTCGGCTTACTGCCGTTTTCAGCGTTCATCGGAGATTATCCCGGTGTCCTGATCGCAATCGTGTTCGCTGCGATCCCGCTCACTACGGGACGTTTTAACATCAGGAAGATGATCAATAAGGTCGGGGGTCTTTGGTCGTATTCACAGATTGCGATGCTCCTGATGTGGGGTCTCGGGCTGTTGTTTGCATTGGTGCTTCTTGTGCCGGCATTTGATGTGCACACAGGCTTCGGCCTCATCCTTGCCGCCGGATTCGTCGGCGGACACGGCACCGCCGCTGCACTCGGGGATGCATTTGTCCAGCAGGGCTGGGAAGAAGCCACTTCCCTTGCGATGACATCTGCAACGCTTGGTGCCATACTGGCCATCGGGGTCGGTCTGGCCCTGATCAGGAAAAGTGCGAACGAAGGCTATGCGAATTACATTTCAAGATTCGATGAGCTGCCGGAGGAACTGAGGACCGGCCTCATCCCGGAAGACAAACGTGAGTGGGGCGGAAAGGATACAGTATCCGCGATTTCCATCGATCCGCTCGTCTTCCATATGGCGCTCGTCGTCTTCGTCACGATGATCGGCTACTACTTGAGCCAGTTCGGAGAATCACTATATGAAGGACTTGCCATACCTGCATTCTCCCTCGCTTTCCTCGTCGGATTGGCCTTGAGCCTGCTGCTTCAGGCAGCCGACATGGACAAATACATCGATAAGAGTGTGATGGCTAAGGTGAGCGGCAGTGCTACCGATGTTCTCGTGGCATTCGGCATCGCCTCCATCAACCTGACGGTCGTCGCACAGAACCTGGTGCCGTTCCTCATATTGATGGCGTTCGGGATTCTGTTCACATACACCTTCTACCGGCTCGTCTCCCAGTATTATTTCCAGGAGCAATGGTTTGAAAAAGGCATATTCACATTCGGATGGATTACAGGCGCCGTCGCAATGGGCATCGCCCTGCTCCGCATCGTCGATCCGAAGCTCGAAAGTGGCACACTCGAAGATTACGGGCTTGCCTATATCCCGATCGCACCTGTTGAAATTGCGCTGATCACTTTCGCGCCGCTCTTCATTCTGAATGGGCAGCATTGGCTGTTCACGGTAATCACAATCGCCTTGAGCATTGCCATCATCATCTTCTCGTATACAAGAGGATGGCTGCATTTAAAGAGGAATGCATAG
- a CDS encoding LLM class flavin-dependent oxidoreductase, whose product MKLGILDQMPQPKGKTAEETASHTIEMAQKAERLGYERYWFAEHHATRGMASSAPEIMMAAVASRTSRLKVGSGGILLPQYSSFKVASQVAQLESLFPGRIEAGVGRSPGGGEFLRRLLADGKPNQMAEYPDKLKDLIQHLDGSAKVRAAPRTTGRPELFSLGLGENSAVLAGILGIGYVFGHFIRPDRGVEAFRAYHDAFEPGFMEKPVARACVFVVCGEDDAHAETLAKEQDIWLLNVEKGLDSQVPTPEAAQKKYGKLTGKEHEKVAENRRRMIIGGPETVQRELDHYRELYGCDDWLILCNLHDWKEKQRSFERLAGIYLQQP is encoded by the coding sequence ATGAAATTGGGCATCCTGGATCAAATGCCGCAGCCGAAGGGCAAGACGGCTGAAGAGACGGCATCACATACGATTGAAATGGCACAGAAGGCGGAGCGTCTTGGATACGAACGCTACTGGTTTGCAGAGCATCATGCTACGCGCGGCATGGCATCAAGTGCACCGGAGATCATGATGGCTGCAGTGGCTTCCCGGACCAGCAGGCTCAAAGTGGGCAGCGGGGGCATCCTGCTGCCGCAGTACAGCTCGTTCAAGGTCGCTTCACAGGTCGCACAGCTCGAGTCGCTCTTCCCTGGCCGCATCGAAGCAGGTGTCGGGCGTTCGCCCGGCGGCGGGGAGTTCCTCCGCAGGCTGCTGGCTGACGGCAAGCCGAACCAGATGGCCGAATATCCGGATAAATTGAAGGATCTGATCCAGCACCTGGACGGCAGTGCGAAGGTGCGGGCCGCGCCGCGTACCACTGGACGCCCGGAGCTCTTTTCGCTCGGCCTTGGAGAGAACAGTGCAGTACTTGCCGGCATACTCGGCATCGGATACGTATTCGGCCACTTCATCCGCCCTGACCGCGGCGTGGAGGCGTTCCGCGCCTACCATGATGCATTCGAACCAGGGTTCATGGAAAAGCCCGTCGCCCGTGCATGTGTCTTCGTCGTTTGCGGTGAGGATGATGCCCATGCAGAGACGCTCGCAAAGGAACAGGACATCTGGCTCCTGAACGTGGAGAAGGGGCTCGACAGCCAGGTTCCGACGCCGGAGGCGGCACAGAAGAAGTATGGAAAGCTGACGGGTAAGGAACATGAAAAAGTGGCGGAGAACCGCCGGCGCATGATCATCGGCGGACCGGAGACAGTCCAAAGGGAGCTCGACCACTACCGGGAGCTTTATGGATGCGACGACTGGCTCATCCTGTGCAATCTCCATGATTGGAAGGAGAAGCAGCGTTCATTCGAACGGCTTGCCGGAATTTATCTACAGCAGCCCTGA
- a CDS encoding SLC13 family permease gives MTAEMIFVALMIVLMLLGLLMEVARADLIVFFFLVVFLLTGIISTEQALSGFSNEGMLTVLLLFIVAGAIQKHGIIENYIDRLLSDHRGTKRSMIKLLAPISLFSGFLNNTPIVVTLTPILKNWCQQNGIAPSKFLIPLSYVTILGGTITLIGTSTNLVVHGLLIQSGREGFGFFQLSVVGLPIAVAGLIYIFTLGYRLLPDTLGAKEQIRKEVKEFLAEAVIEKGYEHVNGRIVDAVNNSLKGIYIIEIIRNDTRIFPVTPNTIIEEGDHLLFSGTLNTIASVQKQKGITLKTGTDQTLDSLKDDKFELIEAVISHQSGLVGKSVKSASFRSKYNAGVIAVHRNNERIKGRVGEIMLKPGDTILLLAGNDFMEMHMHSIDFYVVTSLSPPEPLNQSSAKGWAGLALLLVMISSVTLGFLSMFEAMLIAVILLMLFKFIDADEMLSYIQFNVILLIASAFGVGAAMMESGLAQFLAENMLMIARPLGVIGVIAILYIMTNIFTELITNTGAAVLMFPIAMEMATQMDMDYMGLTVTIAIAASASFITPIGYQTNLIVYGPGGYKFTDYIKVGVPLSLMTMVISTLIIYTVWF, from the coding sequence ATGACAGCTGAAATGATTTTTGTTGCCCTGATGATAGTGCTGATGCTGCTTGGTCTGCTGATGGAGGTTGCGCGGGCCGACCTGATTGTCTTCTTCTTCCTGGTCGTCTTCCTGCTGACAGGCATCATTTCAACGGAACAGGCATTGAGCGGCTTCTCAAATGAAGGGATGCTCACCGTCCTGCTGCTCTTCATCGTTGCGGGTGCCATACAGAAGCATGGGATCATAGAAAACTACATCGACCGTCTGCTCAGTGACCACAGAGGGACGAAGCGGTCGATGATCAAGCTCCTCGCCCCGATTTCACTGTTTTCGGGGTTTCTCAATAATACGCCGATCGTAGTAACGCTCACACCGATACTGAAGAACTGGTGCCAGCAGAATGGGATCGCACCATCGAAATTCCTGATCCCGCTGTCCTATGTGACGATTCTCGGGGGCACCATCACACTGATCGGCACATCGACGAACCTGGTGGTGCACGGGCTGTTGATCCAGTCCGGGCGGGAAGGCTTCGGCTTCTTCCAGCTTTCAGTCGTCGGTCTGCCGATTGCGGTCGCCGGCCTGATCTATATTTTCACCCTTGGCTACCGCCTGCTGCCGGACACGCTCGGCGCCAAGGAGCAGATACGCAAAGAAGTGAAGGAGTTTCTGGCGGAAGCGGTGATCGAAAAGGGTTATGAACACGTCAATGGCAGGATCGTCGATGCGGTGAACAACTCATTGAAGGGTATATACATCATCGAGATCATCCGCAACGACACCCGCATCTTCCCCGTGACACCGAACACCATCATAGAGGAAGGGGACCACCTGCTGTTCTCGGGAACGCTCAATACGATCGCGTCCGTGCAGAAGCAGAAGGGCATCACCCTGAAGACAGGTACCGACCAGACACTTGACAGTCTGAAGGACGACAAGTTCGAGCTGATCGAGGCGGTCATCTCCCACCAGTCGGGTCTGGTGGGGAAATCGGTGAAGTCTGCCAGTTTCCGTTCCAAATACAATGCCGGCGTCATCGCTGTGCACCGCAATAATGAACGGATCAAGGGCCGCGTCGGCGAAATCATGCTCAAGCCGGGGGATACGATACTGCTGCTCGCCGGCAATGATTTCATGGAGATGCATATGCATTCCATCGACTTCTATGTCGTCACTTCGCTGTCGCCGCCGGAACCGCTGAATCAGAGCAGCGCCAAAGGCTGGGCAGGACTCGCGCTGCTGCTCGTCATGATTTCATCGGTCACACTCGGATTCCTGTCGATGTTCGAAGCGATGCTGATAGCGGTCATCCTGCTCATGCTCTTCAAATTCATCGATGCCGACGAGATGCTGAGCTACATCCAGTTCAACGTCATCCTGCTCATCGCCAGTGCATTCGGTGTGGGGGCGGCGATGATGGAATCGGGCCTCGCCCAGTTCCTGGCAGAAAATATGCTGATGATCGCAAGGCCGCTCGGTGTCATCGGCGTCATCGCAATCCTCTACATCATGACGAACATCTTCACTGAACTCATCACCAACACCGGTGCAGCCGTGCTGATGTTCCCGATTGCGATGGAGATGGCCACACAGATGGATATGGACTACATGGGCCTAACGGTCACCATCGCCATCGCCGCTTCCGCAAGCTTCATCACACCAATCGGCTATCAGACGAACCTGATCGTCTATGGGCCGGGCGGGTACAAGTTTACAGACTACATCAAAGTGGGCGTCCCGCTGTCATTGATGACGATGGTGATCTCCACACTGATCATCTATACCGTATGGTTCTAG
- a CDS encoding glutathione peroxidase, with product MSIYDIEVKKANGETYSLDKYKGRPMLIANTASQCGLRGQYDDLEALHQEYKDQDLVVLGFPSNQFNNQEPGSGQDAEEACRINHGVTFDIHDIIDVNGENAHPLFKHLRKEADGLMGDKIKWNFTKFLVDRDGNVISRVAPTTSPLKMKKDIEKVL from the coding sequence ATGAGTATCTATGATATAGAAGTCAAGAAGGCGAACGGCGAAACCTATTCACTCGACAAGTACAAAGGACGGCCGATGCTGATCGCGAACACGGCAAGCCAGTGCGGGCTGCGCGGACAGTATGATGACCTGGAAGCCCTCCACCAGGAATATAAGGATCAGGACCTCGTGGTCCTCGGCTTCCCATCCAACCAGTTCAACAACCAGGAGCCGGGATCGGGCCAGGATGCAGAAGAGGCATGCCGCATCAACCATGGTGTCACTTTCGACATCCATGACATCATCGACGTCAACGGAGAAAACGCCCACCCACTTTTCAAGCATCTGAGAAAAGAAGCAGATGGCTTGATGGGCGACAAGATCAAATGGAACTTCACAAAATTCCTCGTCGACCGTGACGGCAACGTCATCTCCCGTGTGGCACCGACCACATCCCCACTCAAAATGAAGAAAGACATCGAAAAGGTACTCTGA
- a CDS encoding pyridoxamine 5'-phosphate oxidase family protein: MSQGERTLQSRYGTKRRADAFYTNQMIDHLNTDMAQFISDQEMVFISTSDAKGNCDNSLRAGDPGFVRVLDAYTLLYPEYRGNGVMASLGNISENPHIGLMFIDFFTHHIGLHVNGSAAIIENEDLPAIGLDADEIQQMHAEEHGRAERWVKISVDEAYIHCSKHIPHLVKKADVTDWGTDDEKKKGGDFFNVKGRK; encoded by the coding sequence ATGTCCCAAGGCGAACGCACCCTCCAGTCACGATACGGCACGAAAAGACGTGCCGATGCATTCTACACGAACCAGATGATCGATCATCTGAATACTGATATGGCGCAGTTCATTTCAGACCAGGAAATGGTCTTCATCTCGACGTCCGATGCCAAAGGCAACTGCGACAATTCACTCCGCGCCGGCGACCCCGGATTTGTGAGGGTACTCGATGCATATACCCTCCTCTACCCCGAATACCGCGGCAATGGTGTCATGGCAAGTCTCGGCAACATCTCCGAGAACCCGCACATCGGACTGATGTTCATCGACTTCTTCACCCATCACATAGGGCTGCATGTAAACGGCAGTGCCGCAATCATAGAAAATGAAGACCTCCCCGCCATCGGGCTCGATGCCGACGAAATCCAGCAGATGCATGCAGAAGAGCATGGGCGTGCCGAGCGCTGGGTGAAGATCAGTGTGGATGAAGCCTACATCCATTGCTCCAAGCATATCCCCCACCTGGTGAAGAAAGCCGATGTCACCGATTGGGGCACCGATGACGAGAAGAAGAAGGGCGGCGACTTCTTCAATGTGAAAGGCCGTAAATAG
- a CDS encoding YdiU family protein — MTESGWHLEHSYASLPEIFYKETQPERAEFPELVLFNWNLAETLGLDSRSLQLTSSEVFSGNTIPEGGLPIAQAYAGHQFGSFTMLGDGRAILLGEQVTPDGKRFDIQLKGAGRTAFSRMGDGRAPLGPMLREYIISEAMHALGIPSTRALALVTTGEAVSRSKMLPGAVLTRVAESHLRVGTFEYAARTEDEGNVKVLADYAIRRHYPEIVDETDEDKYKKFLDAVIDRQASLISKWQLAGFVHGVMNTDNMTISGETIDYGPCAFIDTYDPEASFSSIDINKRYRYRNQPGIAQWNLARFAETLLPLLDPDKEKAAEIAQQSLSAFGQLYNEYWQAGMRDKLGLVSGEKSDDDIAMELLDLMAHHKADYTQTFRMLSLDAPDDVSFSGSERFKDWHSRWTARLEAQEATLEAAHILMRSVNPAVIPRNHLVEEALDLAVEQGDYSKASKLIEVLSNPFDDGHDKEYKMPPDDDDKVHMTFCGT; from the coding sequence ATGACAGAAAGTGGATGGCACTTGGAACACAGTTATGCCAGTCTGCCTGAGATATTCTATAAAGAAACACAGCCGGAGCGTGCCGAGTTTCCCGAGCTTGTACTGTTCAACTGGAACCTGGCTGAAACGCTCGGTCTTGATTCAAGAAGTCTGCAGCTGACTTCAAGTGAGGTCTTTTCCGGCAATACGATTCCGGAAGGCGGTCTGCCGATTGCACAGGCCTACGCCGGTCACCAGTTCGGCAGCTTCACGATGCTTGGCGACGGCCGGGCGATCCTCCTCGGGGAACAGGTGACGCCGGACGGGAAACGGTTCGACATCCAGTTGAAGGGGGCTGGACGCACGGCATTCTCCAGGATGGGTGACGGCCGGGCGCCGCTTGGACCGATGCTCAGGGAATATATCATCAGCGAGGCGATGCACGCACTCGGCATCCCCTCGACCCGTGCCCTCGCCCTGGTGACGACAGGTGAGGCGGTAAGCCGTTCGAAGATGCTGCCTGGTGCGGTGCTGACCCGTGTGGCGGAGAGCCACCTGAGGGTGGGTACGTTCGAATATGCGGCACGGACGGAAGATGAAGGAAATGTCAAAGTGCTTGCCGACTATGCCATCAGACGGCATTATCCCGAGATTGTGGATGAAACGGATGAGGATAAATATAAGAAGTTCCTGGATGCTGTCATCGACCGCCAGGCATCGCTCATCAGCAAGTGGCAGCTGGCGGGATTCGTGCATGGTGTGATGAATACGGACAATATGACGATCAGCGGTGAGACAATCGACTATGGGCCATGTGCCTTCATCGACACCTACGACCCGGAGGCATCCTTCAGTTCGATCGACATCAATAAGCGCTATCGTTACCGCAACCAGCCGGGCATCGCCCAGTGGAACCTTGCCCGGTTTGCAGAAACATTGCTGCCGCTCCTCGACCCGGATAAGGAAAAAGCGGCGGAGATCGCCCAGCAATCATTGAGTGCATTCGGTCAGCTCTATAATGAATACTGGCAGGCCGGCATGCGTGATAAGCTCGGGCTGGTGAGTGGAGAAAAGTCGGATGACGATATTGCGATGGAACTGCTCGATCTCATGGCACATCATAAGGCGGACTACACACAGACGTTCAGGATGCTGTCGCTCGATGCCCCTGATGATGTCTCGTTCAGCGGCAGTGAGCGCTTCAAGGACTGGCACAGCAGATGGACGGCCCGTCTCGAGGCGCAGGAAGCGACACTCGAGGCCGCCCACATACTCATGCGGAGTGTGAATCCGGCGGTCATCCCCCGGAACCACCTGGTGGAGGAGGCACTCGACCTCGCCGTGGAGCAGGGCGACTACAGCAAGGCGTCCAAGCTCATCGAAGTGCTGTCGAATCCGTTCGACGATGGGCATGATAAAGAATACAAGATGCCGCCGGATGATGACGACAAAGTCCATATGACATTTTGCGGTACATGA
- a CDS encoding M20 family metallopeptidase encodes MQEKLFERLEALYPDMVEFRRDLHMYPELSFHEVDTPKKVATFLKALGLEVQTEVGERGVVATLHGGKPGKTVALRADFDALPIHEENEVPYRSKVDGIMHACGHDVHTSGLLHVAKVLSEFREELTGNVVFIHQFAEELVPGGAKFMVEDGCMEGVDAVFGAHVNSKEPLGRVGHCAGPSMANGDNFEITIHGAGGHAGMPHLTVDPVAIGGQLMASLQQIVSRQTDPLEAAVVTVATFQAGDSFNVIPDTAFLKGTARTFKPEVRENVEASIRSVARSTCEGLGASATVNYIKGYPAVVNDEAETARIARVARSLFGEDLVYEMTPMMGMEDFSYYLHKAPGSFVWVGGAMPDPSDVYPHHHPKFNVDEEAMLRIGKLFIGTVLDYLGE; translated from the coding sequence TTGCAGGAGAAACTTTTTGAACGGCTCGAAGCACTCTACCCGGACATGGTCGAATTCCGGCGGGATCTGCATATGTATCCGGAGCTTTCCTTCCACGAGGTCGATACACCGAAGAAGGTCGCCACCTTCCTGAAGGCGCTCGGACTTGAAGTGCAGACGGAAGTCGGAGAACGCGGCGTGGTCGCCACCCTCCACGGCGGTAAACCGGGGAAGACCGTCGCGCTCCGTGCCGACTTCGATGCGCTCCCGATCCATGAGGAAAATGAAGTGCCCTACCGTTCGAAGGTGGACGGAATCATGCACGCATGCGGCCACGATGTCCACACATCCGGCCTGCTCCATGTCGCGAAAGTATTGAGCGAGTTCAGGGAGGAACTGACGGGGAATGTCGTCTTCATCCACCAGTTCGCTGAGGAACTTGTGCCAGGGGGTGCCAAATTCATGGTGGAGGACGGCTGCATGGAAGGCGTCGATGCGGTATTCGGGGCCCATGTGAATTCCAAGGAGCCGCTTGGTCGGGTCGGCCATTGCGCCGGTCCGTCGATGGCGAACGGGGACAATTTCGAAATCACCATACATGGGGCCGGCGGACATGCCGGCATGCCGCACCTGACCGTCGATCCCGTGGCCATCGGGGGCCAGCTGATGGCATCACTCCAGCAGATCGTCAGCCGCCAGACGGATCCCCTCGAAGCGGCTGTCGTGACCGTCGCCACCTTCCAGGCCGGCGACAGCTTCAATGTCATTCCCGATACAGCCTTCCTCAAAGGGACCGCCCGGACTTTCAAGCCGGAGGTGCGTGAAAACGTCGAGGCATCCATCCGCTCGGTGGCCAGATCGACATGTGAAGGCCTCGGGGCTTCGGCCACCGTGAACTACATCAAAGGCTATCCGGCAGTCGTCAATGACGAAGCCGAGACGGCGCGCATCGCGCGTGTGGCCCGTTCCCTCTTCGGGGAGGACCTGGTGTATGAAATGACCCCGATGATGGGCATGGAGGACTTCTCATACTACCTCCACAAAGCCCCGGGGTCGTTCGTCTGGGTCGGCGGTGCCATGCCGGACCCGTCAGATGTATATCCGCACCACCATCCGAAATTCAACGTCGATGAGGAAGCGATGCTCCGTATCGGCAAACTCTTCATCGGCACCGTCCTCGACTATCTCGGGGAATAG
- a CDS encoding DUF5058 family protein, with amino-acid sequence MGDILQIANSTAFWIFAFIIVAIVAFQAIIFLWIAARSAPEADLTKQEVKTAIRAGFISSIGPSFGIAIVLISLIALIGSPITLMRIGIIGSAATESSAASIGASAFGVELGAENFPIEALAAVMWTMFLGGTGWLIFTMVFTKSMGKTQEKIQKRNPKIMASVALAAMLGAFAYLASQQMVNGPNHTVAGVVALAAMVAMMKYADHRDISWLKEWALGFALLIGMTTGYLTTFIM; translated from the coding sequence ATGGGAGATATTCTACAGATCGCAAATAGTACCGCATTCTGGATTTTCGCATTCATCATCGTCGCCATCGTGGCTTTTCAGGCCATCATATTCCTATGGATCGCAGCACGTTCTGCACCTGAAGCGGACTTGACGAAACAGGAGGTCAAAACCGCCATCCGTGCAGGCTTCATCAGCTCCATCGGACCATCTTTCGGCATCGCCATCGTGCTTATCTCACTGATTGCCCTGATCGGCTCGCCGATCACGCTCATGCGCATCGGCATCATCGGGTCGGCCGCAACGGAATCCAGCGCCGCATCAATCGGGGCATCGGCATTCGGGGTTGAGCTCGGGGCCGAGAACTTCCCGATCGAGGCGCTCGCCGCCGTCATGTGGACGATGTTCCTCGGCGGTACGGGATGGCTCATCTTTACGATGGTGTTCACGAAATCGATGGGTAAGACGCAGGAGAAGATCCAAAAGCGCAATCCGAAGATCATGGCAAGCGTTGCACTGGCCGCCATGCTCGGGGCGTTCGCCTACCTGGCCAGCCAGCAGATGGTCAACGGACCGAACCACACGGTGGCAGGTGTCGTGGCGCTTGCTGCCATGGTTGCCATGATGAAATATGCCGATCACCGCGACATCAGCTGGCTCAAGGAATGGGCCCTCGGCTTCGCTCTGCTCATCGGCATGACCACCGGCTATCTGACCACGTTCATCATGTAG